The Spiroplasma apis B31 genomic sequence TGTGGAAATGCATAAAGGAAAGAATTCAACCAATCATACTTAGCTATAATATTGTAAGGATAGGCACAACCAAGCAAATAATAGGCTAAAATATACAAAAGTAAAGCTAAAATTAACGCCATACTTGATCTTTTGAAAAAAGTGTAAATACTATAGCTCATAAGAACCGATAATAATCATAGGAAGAAAGCTCCACTTATGAACATAGGTCAATTTACATGTTTAACTAATTCCATTTGTGTATCAAAGACTATTAATGTTGATGATAATAGTGCTATTGATACAATCACATTAATTGTTAATGAAGATAGAATGTATGCAAATGGTTTTATTCACACATTAATTGGTGTGTAATCTATTCTTTTAGTAAATCCCGTTTCTTTATGGCTATTTAAACCACGATAAAAAGTATGTAGACCGTTTCTAATAATTAAACTACCAATTGCAGAAGATAATATAAAAGGATCATTCTCTCTATAAAGAAGTCATATTCATAAAACAAAAAATATTATAACTATCCCCAATAATATGTTTAATGGTGAAACAAAAAAAGTCTTAAGAGATAATTTATAAAAATCAAAAAATACTTTAAAGTTATTTTTAAATTTGAATGTTTTATTAGATTCCTTCATTATTGTCACCCTTTTTCGAAGCTGAGTTTTTTTTCAACTTTCAATATTTTTTTGCTAGACTTTTTTGTTTATTTAATATGATAGTTTCATTTGATTTATTTATTTCATTACGAACTTTGATAATTTCTTTAAGATCATTTACAGAACTTGCTCTTTTTATCGTGTAAATTATTCCTAAATGCTTGTTTTTATTAATAAATCTTTTGTATTTTCTATTTTCAAACTCAAAAGACTTATTAAAAATGATAGTCACCAATATCAAGGAACCCATTATCAAAATAATCGATACTAAATAAGGGATCCAAGTATGCCCACCATATCCAAATCCTTGATCAAAGTCAGGATAGGACATATTTGATGAATTGATTCAACCAGCATCCATTATATTAAGTGCATATCTTTGTGGGAATATATAACTTATATAAATGATAAACTCGTTTTTTGCTAATAATTTGTATGGGATACCCAAACCAAGTAAAAATATTGCTCCATAATAATAAATATTACCAATAGCTAACGCTCATTCTGTTTTTTTGATTGTAAATGCTACTATAAAAGCAATCATATTACACATAATTACAAGAAGTAAGTAACCACTTATGAACATTATCCAATTTACATCCTGTATGGACATTCTTTGATCTTTATACAACATTGCTATTGCTACAATTATTAAGGAAACAAGCAGATTTATAACGTGATTAAATATAATTAAACTGAAAAAGACAAAAGTTTTAGATACTCTTGTTGAGAATATTCTGTTAAAAAAGTTTTTAGCTTTGAATTCATTTAGTGTTCTGATGAAGTTGAATAAGCAATTTCTAATACAACTAACCCCTACTGCAGATGCTACTACAAAGGGGTCATATTTTATTGAGTTTGATCCAACCGAAGTGTCTTTAAAGGATAATCAAACTATCAAAGTTATGATTGTTATAATTCACCCTGAAAAAAGGTTGAATATATCTTTTCGATAGTTTTCCATTTGAAGTTTTCATAAGGTTTTAAATACTTCTCAATGCTTATTCATCATTAAACTCCTTTCTAAACACTAGTGTTTTTTTGCTCTAGATTTCGTAGTTGTTTTTTACTTCTTTCTTGTCTTTTTAAAATTTTAGCTTCAAACTTCATGATTTTAATCTCTTCTTGAATATATTTTTTCTTAAGAAGTCTTAGCTGAGTTAGTTCTTTCTTTGATAATTCGGCGGTAATTTCATTTCCATCTACTATAATTTTGTTAGTTTTAAAAACACCGTATAAGTCGTTTGATAAATATTTTGGAAAGAACTCTACTTTTTGTAAATAACGTTTTATTAATCTTCAATAATTATGTGTAGTTCCTACTTTTTTATATTGCTTTTTCAAGTCTTTGAATAATTTTATTAGTTTTTTGATTGCTATTTTAACATCGTCAATAGTAGATTTATTCAAACCCGTTGATGCTAATGTTATTATTTTTTGGTGAAGTTCTTGACTATTGAAATTAATATTTTTTATTTTATTAAAGATTTTATCATTTTGAACAGTTTCAATATTATCAAAACTATTTATGAATACATCATAAATCTCAGTTGCTTTTTCTAATTTTTTTTCATATTTTTTTAATATAGGTTTAAATACTGGGTCCGGTTTTAATTTCACTTCTTTTGATTCGATGGTTTTCATAACCTTTAAAGTATAGTCTTCGAATCTAGTGTTAGAATCTCAGTCATTAACATAATCATCTGACAGTATTAATCCTGATTCCATAACAATTATTCGATTACATAGGTAATCGAAAATTGAATTATCTGGTGAAATGACTACAAATGTGGCCTTGTGCTCCTCTTTATATTTTTTCAAGAAGCTCAAAACTTTTACTTTCATATCCATCCCTATTGTATTTGAAACCTCATCAAGTATTACTAGTTCAGGTTTGTGAATGAAGGCAAGGAATAATGAAAATAATTGCAATCACGACTTGTTACAAGAGTTTAAGTAATTATCTCATCTATCTTGTATATTAAAAACACTTGAGAGTTCATCCAATCAAGCTTCATCTTCCATATTGTATATAGATTTATATAAATTAACGATTTCTTTAACTTTGAATCCATCTGGTCAAATGGTATCCCTAAACTGAAAACCCACTGAAGATAAAACGTCACCACGATTAAAATTATATTCTAAAATACCACCTGTCTGCCTGATTTGATTAGCTATCAATCTTCCTAAAACAGTCTTTCCAGATTGATTAGGACCAATTATACCAATCCCATCTCCCTTATATATTTTTAGGTTTATTTTTTTAATCGCTCAGACTTTTCTATCAAAAATTTTTGAGATGTTTTCCAATTCAACAAGAACTTCTTTTTCCTTTTGCATATATTTAACCTCTTTTTTATACTTTATCTTTAATAAATTCCTTTACTAACGATAAATATTCTTCTGTATTAGATATCAATGATCTTATATGTGAACCTTTTTCAAAAATTTTAATTTTATCTTTGGTATCTAAAATCTTTCTTAAATTATATATCTTTTTTGTGTCTTCGCAATTAGTAATTGTATCTTCTTTTGAGTGGATGAACAAAATAGGAAAACTTTTGTCACAATTCACAATCATCTTTGACAAATTATGTTTCATTACATCAACGCCGTAATCTTGTTGATAAACTTGTATCGCTTCATTTACAACATCTTTTAAATAGTTTGATATAAGTGGTGTGATATTTAAGAATAGCTTATTAAAAATTTCACGAACACCAAAATATGGTGAGTCAGTGATTCCAAACTTGATTTTATTTTTTTTCCAATCAAAGTCTTTTCGTAATGCAAAAGCATTAACTGTAAATGCACCCATACTAAAACCAACAAGTCCAATTGATTTAGGTTTGAATGTAGCGTTAACATATTTGATAACTTGCATCAAATCTTCAACTTCGTTAGTTCCAAGAGTTACTAAACCTTTTTCAGATTGTCCATGATTACGGAAGTCAAAAGCTAAAATGTTAAATCCCAAGTCATTTAAATATCAAGTTGATAGTGCGCTAGATTCTTTTGATGAAGAATAACCGTGAACTGCTATTATTCATTTTTTAGATTTTTTTGGACTCAAATGATAGATTGCACTTAATGTAACATCTCCTACGATACTAACTTGTTTTCAACCATTTGTGTCTAGACAAATTATTCTTCTATCTACCTTCTCGGTTATCAGAGACTCGTTATATAAATGCAAAACACTTTTAAAGCCACCTTGGTTGTAAATACTTTCATTAGCTTTTGTATTATTTAGATACTTTATTAATTTCTTTGCCAGTAATTTGTTGGTCATCTTGTACTCCTTTATATAAATATATTACAAAAAAATCTACAATTAAGTAGATTTTTTAAACTAACAACTAGTTTGTTTTTTTCAATGAGGACCAGTTCTACATTTTTCTCAATCTTTGTCAATGATTGCTAATTTTTCAGAATACTCCTCTATGATTTTTCTAGATTGTTCTCTTGTTAATAACTTTTTATTCATTTTTGCACCATAATGCTTGAAAGCACTTGTTCCAAACGCTTCATATGATTTAGAGTAAGGTTCAGTATAGTCCACCAAATATGTCTTTGGCATTGCTTTTGTATAAAGCGGAAGAACATTGAAGTTTTCATATAACATACTATACTCTTCTTGTGCAAATTTTTGATACCTTTTTGTTATATCGGTTTCTTCAAGATCGGTCTTTTCATAATCATTTGTATATTTATATCAGCTATCAAATAAATTTTTTGTTTCACTTGTAATTAACTTTTTATCTACGTAATATTTTCCCTCAAACACCTCATCATCTATTGCTGATGCTTTTGATTTAAATAATCTTTTATTCCCATTATAAGCGGTATATGAACCACCAAGTGTTAGTGTTTCTAAAAATGTTGATGGGTCTTTAAAATCAGGAGATCAACCAGAAACAAACATATCAAAGTTACCCTTTGATGCTTCTGTTCGATATTCATCTGTTGAAGTAGGAACAAAAGTTTCAATTTTTATTGGGTTATTTGGAATTGCATTAAATGTTTTAACCATAAAGTTAACATATGGATTTAATGATGTACTTGTTGAAGGATTTAAAATAAATCTTAAAACAACTTTACCATTTTTTCTTTCAAGTT encodes the following:
- a CDS encoding ABC transporter permease yields the protein MNKHWEVFKTLWKLQMENYRKDIFNLFSGWIITIITLIVWLSFKDTSVGSNSIKYDPFVVASAVGVSCIRNCLFNFIRTLNEFKAKNFFNRIFSTRVSKTFVFFSLIIFNHVINLLVSLIIVAIAMLYKDQRMSIQDVNWIMFISGYLLLVIMCNMIAFIVAFTIKKTEWALAIGNIYYYGAIFLLGLGIPYKLLAKNEFIIYISYIFPQRYALNIMDAGWINSSNMSYPDFDQGFGYGGHTWIPYLVSIILIMGSLILVTIIFNKSFEFENRKYKRFINKNKHLGIIYTIKRASSVNDLKEIIKVRNEINKSNETIILNKQKSLAKKYWKLKKNSASKKGDNNEGI
- a CDS encoding ATP-binding cassette domain-containing protein, with protein sequence MQKEKEVLVELENISKIFDRKVWAIKKINLKIYKGDGIGIIGPNQSGKTVLGRLIANQIRQTGGILEYNFNRGDVLSSVGFQFRDTIWPDGFKVKEIVNLYKSIYNMEDEAWLDELSSVFNIQDRWDNYLNSCNKSWLQLFSLFLAFIHKPELVILDEVSNTIGMDMKVKVLSFLKKYKEEHKATFVVISPDNSIFDYLCNRIIVMESGLILSDDYVNDWDSNTRFEDYTLKVMKTIESKEVKLKPDPVFKPILKKYEKKLEKATEIYDVFINSFDNIETVQNDKIFNKIKNINFNSQELHQKIITLASTGLNKSTIDDVKIAIKKLIKLFKDLKKQYKKVGTTHNYWRLIKRYLQKVEFFPKYLSNDLYGVFKTNKIIVDGNEITAELSKKELTQLRLLKKKYIQEEIKIMKFEAKILKRQERSKKQLRNLEQKNTSV
- a CDS encoding alpha/beta hydrolase; this translates as MTNKLLAKKLIKYLNNTKANESIYNQGGFKSVLHLYNESLITEKVDRRIICLDTNGWKQVSIVGDVTLSAIYHLSPKKSKKWIIAVHGYSSSKESSALSTWYLNDLGFNILAFDFRNHGQSEKGLVTLGTNEVEDLMQVIKYVNATFKPKSIGLVGFSMGAFTVNAFALRKDFDWKKNKIKFGITDSPYFGVREIFNKLFLNITPLISNYLKDVVNEAIQVYQQDYGVDVMKHNLSKMIVNCDKSFPILFIHSKEDTITNCEDTKKIYNLRKILDTKDKIKIFEKGSHIRSLISNTEEYLSLVKEFIKDKV